The Solibacillus sp. FSL W7-1436 genome window below encodes:
- a CDS encoding ZinT family metal-binding protein: MLVGCAENSKEEVNATADVVTEEKAHEHDHQHEINEKQEKIYNGYFEDEEVQDRPLSDWSGDWQSVYPYLQDGTLDEVFEHKASHDDSQTFEDIKSYYETGYKTTTDRIVIEDRFITFYDHGHAHKGEYTYDGYEILTYEKGNRGVRFIFKHVGEETGVPAYIQFSDHIIAPQKSGHYHIYWGDDREALLKEITNWPTYYPSNMEGHEIAHEMIAH, from the coding sequence ATGCTGGTTGGTTGTGCTGAAAATTCTAAAGAAGAGGTCAATGCAACTGCGGATGTTGTAACAGAAGAAAAGGCTCATGAGCATGATCATCAACATGAAATTAATGAAAAACAGGAAAAAATTTATAACGGTTATTTTGAAGACGAAGAAGTACAGGACCGGCCATTAAGCGATTGGAGCGGCGACTGGCAATCGGTCTACCCTTATTTGCAGGATGGTACTTTGGATGAAGTTTTTGAACATAAGGCTTCCCATGATGACAGCCAAACATTTGAGGATATTAAATCTTATTATGAAACTGGCTATAAGACTACTACGGACCGTATTGTCATTGAAGATCGTTTTATTACATTTTATGATCATGGTCACGCGCATAAAGGAGAATACACATATGATGGTTATGAAATATTAACCTATGAAAAAGGTAATCGTGGGGTCCGGTTTATTTTCAAACATGTCGGCGAAGAAACAGGCGTCCCGGCTTATATTCAGTTCAGTGACCATATAATCGCACCTCAAAAATCAGGGCATTACCACATCTACTGGGGGGATGATCGTGAAGCTTTATTAAAAGAAATAACGAATTGGCCAACCTATTACCCTTCAAATATGGAGGGCCATGAGATTGCACACGAGATGATAGCACATTAA
- a CDS encoding DUF2087 domain-containing protein, producing the protein MIFLEIQNVSTEALVKGYEMKQDCYHCLYCNESYHLEEVFPYDNRFLTAEGMIKKHMELAHTSPFHALLALDKKVSGLSDVQIEMMQHFFEGKTDQEIVNDSNMSSVSTVRQHRFKLREKEKQAKIFVALMQLMKNPEHYQIHKGARQVDERYSIDQKEREKVLTTYFKNGLDAGIETIPSKEKKKLIILQHILKRFEAGKHHHEKDVNEILKTVHDDFVSLRRHLIEYGFMERSDDGSEYWVKK; encoded by the coding sequence GTGATATTTTTGGAAATTCAAAATGTTTCAACGGAAGCACTTGTAAAAGGATATGAGATGAAACAGGATTGTTATCACTGTTTGTATTGTAATGAGTCCTATCATTTAGAAGAAGTCTTTCCATATGACAATCGTTTTCTGACAGCGGAAGGGATGATTAAAAAGCATATGGAGCTGGCACATACTTCTCCATTTCATGCATTGCTTGCATTAGATAAAAAGGTGAGCGGGTTATCCGATGTTCAAATTGAAATGATGCAGCATTTTTTCGAAGGCAAAACCGATCAGGAAATTGTAAATGACAGCAATATGTCGAGTGTATCCACAGTTCGCCAGCATCGCTTTAAACTTCGCGAAAAGGAAAAACAGGCAAAAATTTTTGTTGCACTCATGCAGCTAATGAAAAACCCTGAACATTATCAAATACATAAAGGGGCGAGACAAGTGGACGAACGTTACAGTATTGACCAGAAGGAACGTGAAAAAGTACTGACTACCTATTTTAAAAATGGGTTGGATGCGGGGATTGAAACGATTCCAAGTAAAGAAAAGAAAAAACTCATTATCCTTCAGCATATATTAAAGCGTTTTGAGGCTGGGAAGCACCATCATGAAAAAGATGTAAATGAAATTTTAAAGACTGTCCATGATGATTTTGTATCTCTGCGCCGTCATCTTATCGAGTACGGCTTTATGGAGCGGAGTGACGATGGTTCCGAGTACTGGGTGAAAAAGTAG
- a CDS encoding penicillin-binding transpeptidase domain-containing protein has protein sequence MKWISTISKKRLRLIFSAFILFGVIVFIRLFYVQIIQHDKLTELAKTNWDREIPFTSERGEITDRNGKLIVTNELAPTLYFMPTQNENIEEAANQIAEVLKLDAKNLYEKMNSKSYLVKLAPEAKNISYEQAVKIQELKIDGLYSGVDYDRSYPYGNLLSRLVGFTGYDSQGLAGIEYQYDKLLTSKDAAIKLFTDAKGKALPHVNDEWREGKQGATVGLTIDVEVQKVIERELSQAMTKYNAEQALAIAMNPKTGEILALSSYPTYDPSKFEEVESSIYNRNLPVWMTYEPGSTFKIITLSAAVEENVVDLEKDTFFDKGYTMVEGVRLRCWKRDGHGEETFLQVVENSCNPGFIELGQRVGADKLMKYIKDFGFGKTTGSNIAGEASGILFSEEAFGPVEHATTSFGQGISVTPIQQVQAVSAAVNGGKLFTPYVVSKVYNPESGEVVIENKPTLKRNVVSEETSKIVRDALESVVANGSGRAAYRDGLRIGGKTGTAQKVENGRYKDGDYIVSFIGFAPANDPEVVVYVAVDSPKGELVFGSTIVAPIVGQIIEDIAPILGIEKDREGQLEKQYRWGDELTERVPDLVGVSVNEIMELEYPYQIKVHGEGETVKAQLPEPESVLELDGTIHLYLEK, from the coding sequence TTGAAGTGGATTTCTACTATTTCCAAGAAAAGATTGAGGTTAATCTTTTCTGCTTTTATTCTTTTCGGAGTTATTGTCTTTATAAGACTGTTTTATGTGCAAATTATTCAGCATGATAAACTGACGGAACTTGCAAAAACGAATTGGGATCGGGAAATTCCGTTTACTTCAGAGCGAGGAGAAATTACGGATCGAAACGGTAAACTTATTGTTACGAATGAATTAGCGCCAACGCTTTATTTCATGCCAACACAGAATGAGAATATTGAAGAAGCTGCAAACCAGATTGCAGAGGTGCTTAAGTTGGACGCCAAAAATTTATACGAAAAAATGAATTCTAAAAGCTATCTAGTCAAACTTGCACCGGAAGCGAAAAATATTTCATACGAACAAGCCGTTAAAATTCAAGAATTGAAAATTGACGGACTATATAGTGGTGTAGATTATGACAGGAGTTATCCGTACGGGAATTTGTTATCACGACTAGTCGGATTTACAGGGTATGATTCGCAGGGTCTTGCAGGAATTGAATATCAATATGATAAACTTTTGACTTCTAAAGATGCAGCAATTAAGTTGTTTACTGATGCAAAGGGGAAGGCATTACCCCATGTGAATGATGAATGGCGGGAAGGGAAGCAAGGGGCAACGGTAGGCTTAACAATTGATGTGGAAGTTCAGAAAGTAATTGAACGAGAACTGTCTCAAGCTATGACAAAATATAACGCAGAACAGGCACTGGCCATTGCGATGAATCCTAAAACAGGTGAGATTTTAGCTCTTTCTTCATATCCTACATACGATCCTTCTAAGTTTGAAGAAGTAGAATCATCTATTTATAACCGGAACTTGCCGGTCTGGATGACATATGAGCCGGGATCAACCTTTAAAATTATTACACTGAGTGCTGCTGTTGAAGAAAATGTAGTGGATCTCGAAAAAGATACTTTTTTTGATAAAGGTTATACGATGGTGGAAGGTGTAAGACTTCGCTGTTGGAAACGTGATGGTCATGGAGAGGAAACGTTTTTACAAGTAGTGGAAAATTCTTGTAACCCGGGATTTATCGAACTTGGTCAACGAGTAGGTGCTGACAAGTTAATGAAGTACATTAAGGATTTTGGGTTTGGTAAAACAACTGGTTCTAATATTGCCGGAGAAGCGTCAGGTATATTATTTTCCGAAGAGGCATTTGGACCGGTTGAACATGCCACCACTTCTTTTGGGCAAGGTATATCTGTGACACCTATTCAACAAGTGCAGGCAGTTTCTGCAGCTGTAAATGGCGGTAAACTCTTTACGCCATATGTTGTTTCAAAAGTATACAACCCGGAAAGTGGAGAAGTGGTTATAGAAAATAAGCCGACCTTAAAACGCAATGTGGTCAGTGAGGAAACTTCCAAAATAGTAAGAGACGCGCTGGAGTCAGTAGTAGCAAATGGGTCGGGGCGGGCTGCTTACCGGGATGGACTTCGCATAGGCGGGAAAACGGGTACTGCTCAAAAAGTAGAAAATGGACGCTATAAAGATGGGGACTATATCGTATCATTTATAGGTTTTGCACCGGCAAATGATCCTGAAGTTGTCGTATATGTAGCGGTTGACAGTCCTAAAGGCGAATTAGTATTCGGCAGTACAATTGTAGCGCCGATTGTTGGACAGATTATTGAAGATATTGCACCTATTTTAGGGATCGAAAAAGATCGAGAAGGCCAATTGGAAAAGCAATATCGCTGGGGTGATGAATTGACGGAGCGCGTACCTGATTTAGTAGGTGTATCTGTTAATGAAATTATGGAGTTGGAATATCCTTATCAAATTAAAGTACATGGAGAAGGCGAGACAGTAAAAGCGCAGTTACCTGAGCCGGAAAGTGTATTAGAACTAGATGGCACTATTCATCTTTATTTAGAAAAATAA
- a CDS encoding sulfurtransferase TusA family protein: protein MKKTLEVLGMVCPFPLIEAKEAIKELNTGDELEVQFDCTQGTESIPRWAAEDGHEVTNYEQLGEASWTITIKKK, encoded by the coding sequence ATGAAAAAAACATTAGAAGTATTAGGTATGGTTTGTCCGTTTCCATTAATCGAAGCAAAAGAAGCGATTAAAGAGTTAAACACAGGCGATGAGCTGGAAGTACAATTCGATTGTACTCAAGGCACGGAATCAATTCCACGCTGGGCAGCAGAAGACGGCCATGAAGTAACGAACTACGAGCAATTAGGCGAAGCTTCTTGGACAATCACAATTAAGAAAAAATAA
- a CDS encoding DUF4275 family protein, giving the protein MDDLFKSLSRKNIKFTESLHWGRYFKKRWENAFAHHLYQEEKERIFLIGDRYFSGYLWHLFSYKMIPHLSQNKAEEAFNSIKKTECYIFYEHLPEVFYVEHADSLKVEDLLEEEDLYIVDKNFTWTYVVTHEESCGPYFTSNVLKEMVKQ; this is encoded by the coding sequence ATGGACGATTTATTTAAAAGTTTGAGTAGAAAAAACATAAAATTTACAGAAAGTCTTCACTGGGGTAGATATTTTAAAAAGCGGTGGGAAAACGCATTTGCCCATCATTTATATCAGGAAGAAAAAGAAAGAATTTTTCTAATTGGAGACCGTTATTTTAGCGGGTACTTATGGCATCTGTTCAGTTACAAAATGATACCTCATCTGAGCCAAAATAAAGCCGAAGAAGCATTTAATTCAATTAAGAAAACAGAGTGCTATATTTTTTATGAACATTTGCCTGAAGTATTCTATGTTGAACACGCTGACTCATTAAAAGTAGAAGATTTATTAGAGGAAGAAGATCTTTATATAGTAGATAAAAATTTCACATGGACGTATGTTGTTACTCATGAAGAGAGCTGTGGTCCTTATTTTACAAGTAATGTACTGAAGGAGATGGTGAAGCAATGA
- a CDS encoding DUF6176 family protein produces MKVELTRYRVKSGKTSKVAEWMEFLNNHMEDVLVTLEGEKMYVETIFHEHLNGEEYLYWYSVQGSGGVDVDDSTHWIDKKHLEYWEECIDESFGSIDLRTEVVMIPGKVRASMNC; encoded by the coding sequence ATGAAGGTAGAGCTGACAAGATATCGTGTGAAATCGGGGAAAACTTCTAAAGTAGCAGAGTGGATGGAATTTTTAAATAATCATATGGAAGATGTACTCGTAACACTTGAGGGAGAGAAGATGTATGTGGAAACGATTTTTCACGAACATCTGAATGGCGAAGAATATTTATACTGGTATTCGGTGCAAGGCAGCGGTGGGGTGGATGTAGATGATTCAACCCATTGGATTGATAAAAAGCATCTGGAATACTGGGAGGAATGCATCGATGAAAGTTTTGGTTCTATCGATTTAAGAACAGAAGTCGTTATGATTCCTGGAAAAGTACGGGCTAGTATGAACTGTTAA
- a CDS encoding YeeE/YedE thiosulfate transporter family protein, with amino-acid sequence MLQMAITGILCGALLGFVMQRGRFCLTGGFRDMYIAKDNRMFYALLVAIAVQAVGVFLLIEAGAFEYTAGQFPLWATIAGAFIFGIGIILAGGCATGTWYRAGEGLIGSWIALAFYMLMAAVMKSGPLAQFTVDARTPVVGTDSIADTFGINVWFLVIPFVALVAFIVYRELRKPRVKIPGLKPKKTGLAHILFEKRWNPYVTAILIGLIATLAWPLSAASGRIFGLGITTPSANVLQFLVTGDLDIINWGVFLVMGILFGSYFAAKMSGEFRLRTPDTKTVVRSSGGGILMGFGASIAGGCSIGNGLVMTSMMTWSGWVALLFMILGTWTASYFVFVRPSKKRATARA; translated from the coding sequence TTGTTGCAAATGGCAATTACGGGTATCCTTTGTGGTGCTCTTTTAGGTTTTGTGATGCAACGTGGACGTTTCTGTTTAACAGGCGGTTTCCGTGATATGTACATCGCAAAAGATAATCGTATGTTTTATGCTTTACTAGTAGCCATTGCAGTTCAAGCTGTAGGTGTATTCCTACTGATTGAGGCAGGGGCGTTTGAATATACAGCAGGTCAGTTCCCATTATGGGCGACGATTGCAGGCGCATTTATTTTCGGTATCGGGATAATTTTAGCAGGTGGCTGTGCGACAGGTACTTGGTATCGTGCGGGTGAAGGCTTAATCGGAAGCTGGATCGCATTGGCATTTTATATGTTAATGGCAGCTGTTATGAAGTCAGGTCCATTAGCACAATTTACAGTTGATGCACGTACACCGGTAGTCGGTACGGATTCAATTGCCGATACATTCGGCATTAATGTCTGGTTTTTAGTTATTCCGTTTGTTGCATTGGTGGCATTCATCGTTTATCGTGAATTACGCAAACCACGTGTGAAGATTCCAGGCTTGAAACCTAAGAAAACAGGCTTGGCGCATATTTTATTCGAAAAACGCTGGAATCCGTATGTGACAGCAATTTTAATCGGTTTGATCGCAACATTGGCTTGGCCGTTAAGTGCGGCATCAGGACGTATTTTCGGTTTAGGGATTACAACACCTTCAGCAAACGTTCTGCAGTTTTTAGTAACCGGGGACTTAGACATCATTAACTGGGGTGTATTCCTTGTAATGGGTATTTTATTCGGTTCTTACTTTGCTGCTAAAATGAGCGGTGAATTCCGTTTACGTACACCAGATACAAAAACAGTTGTACGCAGCTCAGGCGGCGGTATCTTAATGGGATTCGGCGCAAGTATTGCAGGCGGCTGTTCAATCGGGAACGGTCTTGTAATGACATCTATGATGACTTGGTCAGGATGGGTTGCTTTACTATTCATGATTTTGGGTACATGGACAGCATCATACTTTGTATTTGTGCGTCCATCAAAAAAACGTGCAACAGCGCGTGCTTAA
- a CDS encoding LysR family transcriptional regulator, whose protein sequence is MINNINKKVINMDIKWLKSFIAVVEEGSFRAAAEKLYISQPSITVHMKLLEEHLQVQLFHREHTKVKVSAIGEKYYPMAKKLVAEIEASTKEILLESLHPTVPLIISVSPALLHTNLLERIHNFIEVHQQYNVEIKMEDQMQLESAIKEQRIDVALGLHKFISKEFHSERIDRSPLRIVYSSKFQLAEKELDLQLKALFNEHPLYIGYLDEHTPLVEWLNNEYDIKKFNKINDVIFAIKLIKEGLGIGLLPESLISEEIEADLLRVVDIGPIGTIYPVDIYMSHLRNSTKIIPLTSFIRKSSIDY, encoded by the coding sequence TTGATTAATAATATTAATAAGAAGGTGATAAATATGGATATAAAATGGTTGAAATCATTTATAGCGGTTGTTGAAGAAGGGAGCTTTCGAGCGGCGGCAGAAAAACTGTATATTTCCCAGCCCAGTATTACTGTACATATGAAGTTATTGGAGGAACATTTACAAGTTCAATTGTTTCACCGGGAACATACAAAGGTAAAGGTATCTGCAATTGGTGAAAAATATTATCCTATGGCCAAAAAACTTGTGGCTGAAATAGAAGCAAGTACGAAAGAAATTCTCCTGGAATCTCTACATCCGACTGTTCCATTAATAATTTCGGTTTCACCCGCTTTGCTTCATACGAATCTATTAGAGCGAATACATAATTTTATTGAAGTACATCAACAATACAACGTGGAAATTAAAATGGAAGATCAGATGCAGTTAGAGAGTGCAATAAAAGAACAGCGAATAGATGTAGCACTAGGTTTACATAAATTCATTTCTAAAGAATTTCATTCGGAGCGAATTGACCGTTCCCCGTTGAGAATAGTATATTCTTCAAAATTTCAGCTTGCGGAAAAGGAGCTTGATTTACAGCTTAAGGCGCTTTTTAATGAGCATCCGCTTTATATAGGTTATTTAGATGAACATACCCCGTTAGTTGAATGGTTAAATAATGAGTACGATATAAAGAAATTCAACAAAATAAATGATGTTATTTTTGCTATAAAATTGATTAAGGAAGGGTTAGGTATCGGGCTATTGCCTGAAAGTTTGATTTCAGAGGAAATTGAAGCAGATTTATTAAGGGTGGTGGATATAGGTCCGATCGGGACTATTTATCCAGTTGATATTTATATGAGCCACTTAAGAAATTCTACTAAAATTATTCCTCTGACGAGTTTCATCCGAAAAAGCTCAATAGATTATTGA
- a CDS encoding LysR family transcriptional regulator has protein sequence MELRQLEYFLMLCEEMQFTRAAERLNIAQPTLSQQIKVLENEVNTPLFNRIGKKITLTEAGQILYRQAQTIFQTLQTTKMQMQQLTTLEKGVLRVGALPGELTNIVSDLVLKFMHKYPHIQVTVTSGEDIHTLLKNNTIDFGFSFSPLIENYDEQFLEIPLYTEKFCYVESKNTTRHLDESVNLRHIIMEPLVLFPNTHLCRRILNAAAKSDKLTVEPKFETSSIPAIFQFVEQGLGGTIVAKTLFDFHASDKLQAYIIQHPLLERETLLIYQKERQQSPVFKAFLELLKPALTNYQLALSANSL, from the coding sequence ATGGAATTACGACAGTTGGAATACTTTTTAATGTTATGTGAGGAGATGCAATTTACGAGAGCGGCGGAACGGCTTAATATTGCACAACCAACTTTAAGCCAGCAAATAAAAGTGCTTGAAAATGAAGTGAATACCCCTTTGTTTAACCGGATTGGTAAGAAAATCACCCTTACGGAAGCTGGTCAAATCCTTTATCGCCAAGCACAAACGATCTTTCAGACATTGCAAACTACAAAAATGCAGATGCAACAACTGACTACACTTGAAAAAGGGGTGCTTCGTGTCGGCGCGTTGCCTGGTGAACTGACCAATATTGTTTCCGATTTAGTATTAAAGTTCATGCACAAATATCCTCATATACAAGTAACGGTTACTTCCGGTGAAGATATTCATACATTACTAAAGAACAATACAATCGATTTCGGTTTTTCGTTTTCACCACTGATTGAAAACTACGATGAGCAGTTTTTGGAGATTCCTTTATATACTGAGAAGTTCTGTTACGTAGAAAGCAAAAACACTACAAGGCATCTTGATGAATCCGTAAATTTGCGCCATATTATAATGGAACCGCTTGTTCTGTTCCCAAATACGCATCTTTGCCGGCGGATATTAAATGCTGCAGCAAAATCGGACAAGTTAACGGTTGAGCCGAAGTTTGAGACTTCAAGCATTCCCGCTATTTTTCAGTTTGTCGAGCAAGGCCTTGGCGGAACGATTGTAGCAAAAACATTGTTTGATTTTCATGCATCGGACAAATTGCAGGCCTATATAATTCAGCATCCTTTACTGGAAAGAGAAACATTGCTGATTTATCAGAAGGAGCGCCAGCAATCACCTGTTTTTAAAGCATTTCTTGAGTTATTGAAGCCAGCGCTGACAAATTATCAGTTGGCTTTATCTGCAAACTCATTATAG
- a CDS encoding DUF2691 family protein: MRGLSFEIPNQYGRYFYDILEDININKYFWKSGDGEAYNIENNELGAAMFPHPYTYNGEDFYNQISAKDYYVIFADLKAFKEKTQVQAIATYEDFLISQCEIVLLIVDSSYVTIYVKDQYVTERLYRKAVQNGYENIAYITDHNDPRTALTLF; the protein is encoded by the coding sequence ATGAGAGGATTATCCTTTGAAATACCGAACCAATATGGCCGTTATTTTTATGACATTTTAGAAGACATCAACATCAATAAGTACTTTTGGAAATCAGGTGACGGAGAGGCATATAATATTGAAAATAACGAGCTAGGAGCAGCAATGTTCCCGCATCCTTATACATATAACGGTGAAGACTTTTACAACCAAATCTCTGCAAAAGACTATTATGTTATATTTGCAGACTTAAAAGCATTTAAAGAAAAAACACAAGTGCAGGCTATTGCCACATATGAAGATTTCCTTATTAGCCAGTGTGAAATCGTCCTTTTAATTGTGGATAGTTCCTATGTAACGATCTATGTAAAAGACCAATATGTAACTGAACGTCTTTATAGAAAAGCGGTTCAGAATGGGTACGAAAATATAGCTTACATTACGGATCATAATGACCCTCGTACAGCATTGACCTTATTTTAA
- a CDS encoding DUF2332 domain-containing protein, whose protein sequence is MEQLVAVFRRFAKQEAKNNSPLYEYWCERIITNEQLLHLIMHIPETQPKPNLFFGSVQYLSAQKETPLKRIFENPYEVNLEESFQLLIGFCTQHSDELLHLFQTKSVQTNEVQRASYLYPIFSEIAEEAKLPLSLLEIGTSAGLLLNLDGYRYEIEQEPPISFGNENSPLTLFAKNYGTPITSVKSLNIVHRFGIDLNIIDLQDSDEYLWLKSLIWPEQIIRKENLAKAMVIHRQYSKLLLTGDFRNLIPPLFENHELQNSQIIIFHTHVANQFSATLKSELLVLLQQLSYIHSIYHIYNNMYDKDLHVDFIDAGITRTVKILENTDGHGKYFRWN, encoded by the coding sequence ATGGAACAACTAGTCGCAGTTTTTAGACGTTTTGCCAAACAGGAAGCGAAAAACAATAGCCCACTTTACGAATATTGGTGTGAAAGGATTATAACAAATGAGCAACTATTGCATCTCATTATGCATATTCCGGAGACACAGCCAAAGCCGAATTTATTTTTTGGGTCTGTCCAGTATTTATCAGCCCAAAAAGAAACCCCTCTAAAACGAATATTCGAAAATCCTTATGAAGTAAATCTGGAAGAAAGCTTTCAATTACTCATCGGTTTCTGTACACAACACTCGGATGAACTGTTGCATTTGTTTCAGACAAAATCCGTTCAAACAAATGAAGTCCAACGTGCCAGCTATCTTTACCCGATTTTCTCGGAAATTGCCGAAGAGGCGAAACTACCATTATCATTATTGGAAATCGGTACAAGTGCAGGACTTTTGCTTAATTTGGATGGGTATCGATATGAAATTGAACAAGAACCGCCGATTTCATTTGGCAATGAAAATAGCCCTCTCACTCTTTTTGCGAAAAACTACGGTACGCCTATAACTTCTGTGAAAAGCCTGAACATTGTACACCGATTTGGAATTGATTTAAATATTATTGATCTACAAGATTCTGATGAATATTTATGGCTGAAAAGTTTAATTTGGCCCGAACAAATTATACGGAAAGAAAATTTAGCGAAAGCAATGGTGATTCACCGGCAATATTCAAAGCTTTTACTAACCGGAGATTTTAGAAATCTTATTCCCCCACTATTTGAAAACCATGAACTTCAAAATAGCCAAATTATTATTTTCCACACACATGTAGCAAATCAGTTTTCCGCTACATTAAAGTCAGAATTATTGGTACTGCTTCAGCAACTAAGCTATATTCATAGCATTTATCACATCTACAACAATATGTATGATAAGGATTTACATGTGGATTTCATTGATGCTGGTATAACTAGAACCGTCAAAATACTAGAAAATACTGATGGTCATGGGAAGTATTTTAGGTGGAATTAA